The DNA segment GGAGCCGGGCTGCTGGGCCGCGGTCGCGGGGACGCCGCCGCTGACGAACCGGTCGCCGATACGTGGGAAACAGCCAGCGAAACCGACGGTGACCCAGTGGTCGTCTGTAACGCCAACGACGCCAGCGACCTCCCGACGGGCGACGACACGCTCCTGTCCGGCACACCGATGGCAGTCCTCGACGGGATTGCGGCGGTCGCTGAGTACGTGGACGCTGGCGACGCTGTCGTCTATGTAAACGAGTCGGAGACCGACTTGCAGGCGCACCTCCGCGAGGCAATCGACGCAGCCGCCGACACCCTCCCTGTCGTTCCACAGTTGGTAGCCGGCCCGGACGAATTCCGCGCCGGCGAGCCCACGGCGGCGCTCGAAGCACTGGAAGGGGCCGACCGCGTAGAACCGCGGCTCCAGCCGCCATCACCGGCCAAACGAGGCCTGTACGGCCGCCCAACAGTCGTCCACACACCGCGGACGTTCGCGCAGGTTCAGCGAGCCGTCGCCGAGCCCGATAGCGTCGACGCTGACGCCGCTGACCCCGGAACGCGAATCGTGACTGTCACCGGCGACGTTGCCAACCAGGCGACAGTCGAACTCAGGTCGAGCGCAAGCCTCGCGGCGGTTCGCGAGGCAGTCGAGATGGACGGTTCGTTCAAGATGGCCTGTGTTGGCGGCGTTCTCGGCGGTGTCACTCGCGGCCTCGACATGGCACCGACCGCCCAGTCTCTCCGAACCGCTGGCCTCGGCACCAACGGCGTCGTCGAACTGTTCGACAGCGATCGATGTACCGTCGAGACGGTCGGAAAACGGGCACGGTTCGCGTCGATGGAGAACAGCGGTCGGTGCGTCCCCGGCCGCGAGGGGACGAAACAGCTCGCTGAACTCCTGCGCGACATATACGATGGCTCGTTCGAGAGCGACAAGATACGTGAACTCGGTCGCGTGATGCGTCAGTCGAGTAACTGCCAGACCGGCGCGCACGCGCCGCGGCCAGTGAGCACAGCCATCGACGAGTTCGAACCTGAGTTCCGCGCTCACACCGACGGCCACTGTCCCAGCGGCACCTGTACGGAGAAACTATGAGCACAGATAAATCGATTCCACGAGTTCCGGACCTACACGACCCACAGCCTGAGACGCCAGTCACTCACGAGTTCGAGACCGGCACCGCCAACGACCCCGACGTGGGAACCGACACAGACGACCCGACGACGCTTACCGTCGACGGCGAGCGGGTCACGGTCGCCCCGGGGTCGACCATCATCGACGCGCTGCAGGACCTCGACGACGATATCGTCAGTGTCGACCCCGGTGCGGAGGGCGTCGAAGACGACGCCGATGTTCCGGCCCTGTGTTACTACGACCGCGATGGGGACTGCAGCGACGAGATCGGCCCGCGCAGCGAGTGTCGCACCTGCATGGTCGAGACCGACGAACACGGCCTCGTCCCGTCGTGTTCGTTCCCCGCCGAGGACGGCCTCACCGTCTCGACAGACACCCCTGACGCCGAGGAGGCCCGTAGCGTCAATCTCGACCTCGTGCTGTCGAACCACAACCTCCGGTGTACCACCTGCAGCGGCAACGGCCGCTGTGAACTGCAGGACGCCGCCATCAGCGAGGACGTCGACCACCCCCGCTACGGCGTCTTCGACGAGCGCGACCAGTACGAACCCATCGACGACACCTCCTCGTTCATCCAGATCGACCGTAACAAGTGCATCCTCTGTAACCGCTGTGTCGACGCCTGCAACGACGTGCAGGTCGAGGGCGTCCTCCGTATCGAGGGCCACGGCGAGGACACCCGTATCGGCTTCCAGTCCGACGCCGAAACCATGCACGACTCGGAGTGTGTCTCATGTGGCCACTGCGCCACCGTCTGCCCCACTGGATCGCTGACAGAGAAGGGCATCGACGGCGCGGCGACGCTCCCGTTGCCCGGCTTTACCCAACGAAACTCCATCGGGAAAGTCATCGAGCACGAGGACGTCGAGACAATCGACGACACCACAGCACCGAATCGCGGATTCGAACCCGACGACCCGAGAGCGGCGAAGGGGAAGCAAGGCCTCGCCAGATTCGCGTCTGCGGCGAAACGGCGGGCCGGCGACATCGCCAAGGACTACGGGAAGAAGGCGTTCCTCGCCGGCGAACACACCGCCGAGAGCATCGCGGCGAACACGATGCCCGAGGGCCGACTGTTCGACATCGCCAGCGCGGTCAGCGACTACCGCCTCTCGAAAATCGACAAGCAGGAAACGACCTGCGGGTTCTGCGCCGTCGGCTGCCGGTTCGAGATGTGGGGCAAGGACGGCGACTCGCTCGGCGTCGTCCCGGTAGATGACCCTGACAACGCGCCCGCGAACAACTTCTCGACCTGCGTGAAAGGGAAGTTCGGCCACGAGTTCGCCAACAGCAAACAGCGGGTCACCGAGCCGCTGCTCCGCAACGACGACGGCGAACTCGAACCGACGACCTGGGAGGAGGCGCTCGATTATGTGGCCGAGCGCTTCACCGAGATTCAGGACCAGCACGGCATCGACTCGCTGGGCTGTCTGGCCTCCTCGAAGGGCAGCAACGAGGAGGCGTACCTCGTCCAGAAGTTCGCCCGGCAGGTCCTTGGCACGAAGAACATCGACAACTGCGCCCGGCTGTGTCACTCCTCGACAGTCGCCGCGCTCCAGCAGACGCTCGGCTACGGCGCGATGACCAACCGCATCAACGAGGATATCGGCGAGGCCGACGCCTACCTCATCAGCGGCTCCAACACCACGGAGTCACACCCGGTGCTCGCCACGCGAATCAAGCAGAACGTCCGCGACGGGGCCGACCTCGTCGTGTTCGACCCGCGGAAAATCGGCATCGCCGAGCACGCCGACCAGTACACCCGGACCAATCCCGGCTACGACGTGGCCTGGCTCAACGGCCTGATTCGGTACATCATCGAACACGACCTCCACGACGCGGACTTCATCGAACGCAACACGAGGAACTTCGAGGAAGTCAGGGAGAAAGTCCAGGCGTTCACGCCCGAGAAAGTCGAAGACCTGGCGGGCGTGTCGCCGGAAGAACTCGCCTCGGCGGCCGAGACACTCGCCGAGGCCGACAGCGTCGTCTTCGGCTGGGCGATGGGGATGACCCAGCAGAGCCACGGCACGGAAAACCTCATCGCGATGGCCGACCTCGCGCTCGTCCTCGGGCAGGTCGGCAAGCCGGGAGCCGGCCTCTCGCCGTTCCGCGGCCAGAACAACGTGCAGGGCGGCGGTGGCGACATGGGGACGCTTCCGGGGAGCTTGCCGGGCTATCAGAACCCAGCCGACGACGAGGTCGGCGAGAAGTTCGCCGACGCGTGGGGCGAGCGCCCGCCCAAGGAGCCCGGACTCAAAGTACCAGAGATGCTCGCCGAGGCTCACGCGGGGAACCTTCGGGGAATGTACGTCGTCGGCGAGAACCCGGCGCTCTCGGAACCCGATATCCAGCACGCCGCCGAGGCTCTGGAAGACCTAGAGTTCCTCGTCGTGCAGGACATCTTCATGACCGAAACGGCGGAGTACGCCGACGTGGTGCTCCCTGCGGCCACGTCGCCGGAGAAACACGGCACGTTCACCAATACGGAGCGACGCATCCAGCGGGTTCGACCCACGTCTGAGCCGCCGGGCAAGGCCCGTCAGGACTGGGAAATCACGCAGGCGTTGGCCCGTCACCTCGGCTACGACTGGGATTACGACCACCCGCGGGAGGTCATGGACGAAATCAACTCGCTCGCGCCCATCTACGGCGGCGTCACGTACGACCGGCTCGAATCCGGCGAAGAACATGGCCTGCAGTGGCCTTGCTGGGACGAGGACCACGATGGCACGCCGTACCTCTATGACTACGACGAGGGGAACTTCAACTTCGAGGACGGGAAGGCCCGCTTCGTTCCCGCCGACGGCGGACACCCCGGCGAGATTCCCGACGAGGAGTTCCCGCTGACGCTTACCTCCGGGCGCGTGCTGTATCACTGGCACACAGGACAGATTACCCGCCGTGTCGAGGGGCTGATGAGCCACGTCGGCGAGAGCTTCGTCGAAGTACATCCCGAGACGGCCGAGAAGCTCGGCATCGCCGACGGCGAGTACGTCCGCGTCGAGTCCCGGCGGGGCGATATCGTCGTCAAGGCACAGGTCACCGACCGCGTCGGCCCGGGGACGCTGTTCATCCCGATGCACTTCGCAGCTGGCGCGGTCAACAAGCTTACCGGCGAGACGTTCGACCCGACCGCCGGCATCCCCGAGTACAAAGTGTCGAGCGTCCGCGTGGAAGTCCTGGGACCGGAAACGGACGAAGCGGTGCTCCGGACGCCAGACGCCGGTGGGAAACAGATCCGGAAGCGAGGGGCGGGCGACGACTGAACCGGGGCGTCCGCTTCCAGCCAATACGTGGAATCATGAGCTGTCCCACAAGATACACCAACATATTTTGCATATACAACCATATCTGATTATGATCTAACTCTAAATACTAGATTTGGACATATATTTAGCCATACTAACGACATCATAGACTTTTGACTGAGAAACGTGTGTGAACTCTGTTGAAGACTGACCAAATAGTGTAATTTTAATATAAGCTGTCTGCTCTTGGCTCAGCTCTCACTCGCGCGGTCCGGCCGGTCGGTCCGCGATCTCATCGAGGAGGTCGACGAGAGACTCGGTCGCCAGCTCCAGCAGCGTCTCCCCGCGTTCGGCGCTCCCCTCCCGCGGGTCACCGACGACACCGTTTTCGGTGAACTCGTCTGAATCGAACGCGAGGTTGACGCCGCTTTGCCACTCCCCCCAGCCGTCGCTGCCACCGTCCGCGGCCTCGTCCAGTCGGTCCTCGTGGACTGTTTCGGGATTCATATGCCGGAGCAGCGAGGTCTCCAGCGGCCCGCCGTGACCCATGTCGGCGCTGTGGTCACCGACCGCGTCGAACCACGTGAACGGGACGGCGAAGGCCTCGTCGTGGCGGGTTATCTTGCCGGACACTTCCCGCAAGGCGTCGATGTTGCCGCCGTGGCCGTTGACCAGCACCACATGGTCCCAGCCGTGGCTGGCGAGGCTCCGGACGATGTCACGGACGTAGGACCGAAACGTCGATTCGGAGGTCCACAGCGTGCCGGTGAACGCCCGGTGCTCCTCGGCGACGCCGACGGGGACTGCCGGTGCGACAACGACAGGGTCGTCGTACCGCTCGGCACCGCGTTCGGCGACCGCCTCGGCGTCGAGCGTGTCCGTCCCGAGCGGCGCGTGTGGTCCGTGTTGCTCCGTGCTCCCGACGGGAAGCAGCGCCAGGCTCGTCTCGACAGCCGCCATATCAGTCCAGGTTTCCGTCTGTAGATCCATGGTCACGTCTCTGTACGAAGCGGAAATAAAGCCCAGTCTCTCTCCGCCTGTTACGGTTGGTTGCCATCTACACAAAGTGGAACACGTACGGCCCGGACCACACCTCAACTGCGGAGCGACTGCTCATACTGCCGGCTGTAACTATTTCAAGAGATTCGCCACCCCGAAGTGGCGAGATTCTTCACAGACGTACAGCCGGCAGTATCAGTCCCCGGTCGAGGCAGGGTTGTTCCGCCGTGACCAGATCAGCGGTGTCCCGCCGGATTCGACCACCCGAACAGTCAGGTAGACAAGCGAGACGATGGCGGCATACTCGATCACACTCGCTACCAGATGTAGCTCGGTCGGGATATGCACCGATACGATTACCGGCGGCTGATTCATCGATGCATGGAACAGGGCGACGAGCCAGAGGTTGCCCGTCAGTGCGTATACGCTCCCGTAAGCGAGTCCCATGAGCGTCAGTCCGAGGAGTCTGGCTGCCAGCGCGGAACCGACGCCGTGCCCCGATGCGAGAAACCACCGCGGGAGATGAAACAGAGCAAATAGGACTGCGACAAGGCCGATACCAGCCAGCACCGCACGCCGAGTCGCCCCGCCGGCCAGCCTCGTGAATTTCTCCTGCAGGTACGTGCGAAAGAGGAGTTCTTCCGGGATCGCAGTGAACAGAAGCGAACTGAAAAGCGCCGCGAGATACAGCAGCGGGTGGGCAGCGGTTCTCGACAGCGAGGCGTCGAACCCGGAGATCCCACCCACCGCGAGGGCGACCGCAACAAGGTTGTACAGTCCCCAGAACGCGATGACCACCCCGATCACGGGTATCAGTGTGCGAACAGGCGGGAGCAGAGAGCGCGGTGAGACGGTCTCAATTCTGAGCGCACCAACGGTGAGTGCGACGAGGAAGACACCCCAGAGCATTCCCAAGACGGGCGGCGGCGATGCGCCGGGGGAGATGATCACCAGTCCGGAGAGGACGACAATTACCAGGAGGTACGCTACAACGGGAACCAACGGCCCGCTGCTGAATCTCGGCAGGCCAATATCAGGGCACAACATCCAGTCGGAATCCGATGGCCGACCCAAAATTATCTTCCATCTCGCAGTCCGGTGCAAATCCGTCGACGACGAGTACCAAGGTGTGTGAATCGGCCACAACCCACAGCTCTCGACGTTTAAAACCAGTTTTTAGTCTCTGGTAGCTTTAGTATGCTCCCGACCGACGGGGCAAACGCCGGCGACCGCCTGAGACGGTTCCCGGCTGCCAGCGCCCTCCCCGTATGCCGCCGGTTTCCACGAATCGGAATCCATCCCAGTCCGGGTGTCCACACGGCAACGGGCACACCCCGCCCTCCCCGTTGTCGACTGCTCAATTAACAGTGCGTTGGTACTACAGTTGAGACCCACACCACAGACCGAAAGTAACCATGAAACGACGTGTATGCCGGTTATACTGTTGCTATGTGAATGTACGTGCGTCGGTTTTCACAGGCGACGTGTTCTGCGATATGTATCACCGAGCAGCCGGACATCTCGGTACGGCACTCGATTCCCGGGCAGTGTTCGCTGAGAGACTGGCTCCCCACAGACCGACGGGCGTATCGCGGCAGGTGGTCAGCAGTGCGTGATCGGACTGTGCTGCTACTGGCCGTCGTCGCAATCGTATCACTCACTGGTAGCATCGCAATGCTCGCAGTGACAGGGCCAACAGACTCCCGCCCGGACAGGGCCGATGCCGCATCAGTATCGGTGTCGGACGGAGCAGCCGGCCGGTTCGCACGTCTCCACACGGCCGGGGTCACAGGTTCGAACGTCTCGGTCGGCATCGTCGATCCGACCGGATTCGATACGGAGTCAGAAACGATTGCCGGACAGGTCACCGAAACACGGAGCTTCGGCGGTGGGTCCGTAGACGACACACGGGAGGCACACGGAACCGCGACGGCCGCCGTCGTGTCGCGGACCGCACCGGACGCCGACCTCTATCTCGCCCGGGTCGATAGCGTCGACAGTTACCGACAGGCAGTCAACTGGCTCGTTCAAGCGGATGTCGACGTGATTGTCGCACCCGTTTCGTTCTACGGGCAGCCAGGCGATGGAACCGGACCGGTCGCCCGGAGTGCGACGCGAGCGACGGAGAGTGGGTCAGTGTTCATCGCCCCAGCCGGTAATCTCGCGCAATCCCACTGGTCGGGGCAGTACACGTCCGAGGACGTAAAGAATCGGACGGTCACGTTTACCAACGGGAGTCGGGAGAATTACGTTCGAGGCGGGACCGAAATCACGGTCTGGCTCTCGTGGGACCGGGGCCACGCAGACGAGGAGTACACAGTCGAACTGTACCGGACGAACGGAACCGACTCCCGTCTCGTCGCCCGCTCACAGCCCTACCGCGGTGACGATGTACCAAACGAGCGTATCGTTGCCGACGTCAGACCCGGCGACTACTATCTCGTCGTTCGAGGGCCAGCATCGCCGACTGGCGCGCGGCTCCGGCTCGTGTCACCGACGCACGACCTCCAGCACACGACGACTCGGAACAGCATTGTGGCTCCGGGCACGGCCCGGAAAGCCATCACTGTCGGGGCGTACAACAGCCGTATCGACCAGCTCGAACCGTTCAGTTCACGAGGCCCGACAGTCGATAACCGGGTCGGCGTCGACGTCGTGGCCCCGGATAGACAGTTCGCCGCCGCAGCACCTGACGGCTTCGTCGGCTCTTCGGCCGCAGTCCCCTACGTCGGTGGCACCGCAGCCTTGCTGCTGGATGCAAACGAGTCGCTGTCCCCCCGCGAAACCGAACACCTGCTGGAACGGACCACGAGAGACGTGGGACGACCGGGACTCGACAACGGAACCGGCCACGGGGCGGTCGAGCCAGTCCGCGCGGTCCGGGCTGCACAGAACCGTACTGATGGTTAAAACTCGTTTTAACCCAGCCACAGACCTTTGAAGAGTGCCGTATCATATATCCGACAGTGACCCATGTCGAGCCCTATCGAAACGTTACAGGAGCGGACCGGGACAGCAGACGAATCACCGCGGGTACTCGGTGTTGCGGAGAACGAAACCGACGACGTTCTCGACGCTCTCGCATCGGACACCAGCCGGTCGCTGTTCCGCACGCTGTACGACGAGCCTGGAACGCCGTCCGAGATAGCGGACCGGTGTGACACGTCGGTCCAGAACGTCCACTACCACGTCTCGAATCTCGAAGACGCAGAGCTCATCGAACCGGTCGAGACGGTCTACTCCTCGAAGGGTAACGAGATGACCGTGTACGGTCCCGCAAGCGATCCGATTGTGCTCGTCGGCGACCGAGACCTGGAGCCGCGTCTCCAGCAGTCGATGGCTGATGTCGTCACTGGGCTGGGACTCATCGGCTTCGCGAGCCTCTTCGTCCAATGGGGCGCGGAGAAACTGGCGACCGCGACCGCAGGCGACGGGGTTTTGGCTCCGGCGAGTCCGAACGCAGGGCCGGTCAGTGGGACGAACGCTGTCGCTAGATTCGTTTTCGAGGTCATCGAACCGGGCCTGCTGTTTTTCTGCCTCTGTCTCACGGTGCTTGGTATAGCCGCCCTACTGGTTGACGGGCAAGCCTGAGCGAGTTCCGTAGCCGAGCCGACACTTCCGCTGCGGCGATCTGCGGGCAGGAAAGCATCGCTCACTGATCTAGCCCCAACGATAACGGTATAGTTTGGTCAATAGGGACGATCACCCTGATAGAAAAGCCGACTTGCTGTGCCCCGATACTGCTTCGAAAAGCGGCCTGCGGACGTCAGGCGAAGCGTCAGTTCATAAGAGACCGCAGGCAGATCCCCACACCAGCGATGGCGAGGATGCCACCGACGGCGAGAGCGCCGGTACCGATTCCGAAATCACCGTCCTGTGACTGCCCTGGGGCCGGCGTTTCGCCGGTAACTGAATCGACGCCGTCGGAGGACGCATCCGCAGACGAGTTGGTGCCATCAGTGATCAGTAGCGTGCCGACCGCATCGGGTTCGTCGGCCGCCTCGGTCCCGCGAAACAGCGACAATTCATAGCTCGCCGCGGCGAGTTGCGAATCGAGGGCGACCTCCGAACCGGACTCGACTGCGACGGCGTCGGCGTCCGCCGCGGTTTCGAGGGTGGGTTCGTCGTGGCCGGCCGCCGTGGTGTCGAACAGGAGGACGACACGATCATCGCCGTTCCCGTCGCGGACGGTCGCATTGATCTCGTAG comes from the Haloarcula hispanica ATCC 33960 genome and includes:
- a CDS encoding creatininase family protein, producing MDLQTETWTDMAAVETSLALLPVGSTEQHGPHAPLGTDTLDAEAVAERGAERYDDPVVVAPAVPVGVAEEHRAFTGTLWTSESTFRSYVRDIVRSLASHGWDHVVLVNGHGGNIDALREVSGKITRHDEAFAVPFTWFDAVGDHSADMGHGGPLETSLLRHMNPETVHEDRLDEAADGGSDGWGEWQSGVNLAFDSDEFTENGVVGDPREGSAERGETLLELATESLVDLLDEIADRPAGPRE
- a CDS encoding NADH-ubiquinone oxidoreductase-F iron-sulfur binding region domain-containing protein, with the protein product MTRETTALAHSTAVRVSTDGRSQNGDRVLAAARTTADSTPVVRTGPTGITAATPLVMVTRSGRTAFYSDPSPATVRDLIDELEAGTVPTADADAVVEHDPETASLPAPERGPLSVGRRNVLGPCGWVAPLSPADWSFVSTQRTADVAAGAGLLGRGRGDAAADEPVADTWETASETDGDPVVVCNANDASDLPTGDDTLLSGTPMAVLDGIAAVAEYVDAGDAVVYVNESETDLQAHLREAIDAAADTLPVVPQLVAGPDEFRAGEPTAALEALEGADRVEPRLQPPSPAKRGLYGRPTVVHTPRTFAQVQRAVAEPDSVDADAADPGTRIVTVTGDVANQATVELRSSASLAAVREAVEMDGSFKMACVGGVLGGVTRGLDMAPTAQSLRTAGLGTNGVVELFDSDRCTVETVGKRARFASMENSGRCVPGREGTKQLAELLRDIYDGSFESDKIRELGRVMRQSSNCQTGAHAPRPVSTAIDEFEPEFRAHTDGHCPSGTCTEKL
- a CDS encoding ArsR/SmtB family transcription factor; this encodes MSSPIETLQERTGTADESPRVLGVAENETDDVLDALASDTSRSLFRTLYDEPGTPSEIADRCDTSVQNVHYHVSNLEDAELIEPVETVYSSKGNEMTVYGPASDPIVLVGDRDLEPRLQQSMADVVTGLGLIGFASLFVQWGAEKLATATAGDGVLAPASPNAGPVSGTNAVARFVFEVIEPGLLFFCLCLTVLGIAALLVDGQA
- a CDS encoding CPBP family glutamic-type intramembrane protease, whose product is MLCPDIGLPRFSSGPLVPVVAYLLVIVVLSGLVIISPGASPPPVLGMLWGVFLVALTVGALRIETVSPRSLLPPVRTLIPVIGVVIAFWGLYNLVAVALAVGGISGFDASLSRTAAHPLLYLAALFSSLLFTAIPEELLFRTYLQEKFTRLAGGATRRAVLAGIGLVAVLFALFHLPRWFLASGHGVGSALAARLLGLTLMGLAYGSVYALTGNLWLVALFHASMNQPPVIVSVHIPTELHLVASVIEYAAIVSLVYLTVRVVESGGTPLIWSRRNNPASTGD
- a CDS encoding S8 family serine peptidase, coding for MRDRTVLLLAVVAIVSLTGSIAMLAVTGPTDSRPDRADAASVSVSDGAAGRFARLHTAGVTGSNVSVGIVDPTGFDTESETIAGQVTETRSFGGGSVDDTREAHGTATAAVVSRTAPDADLYLARVDSVDSYRQAVNWLVQADVDVIVAPVSFYGQPGDGTGPVARSATRATESGSVFIAPAGNLAQSHWSGQYTSEDVKNRTVTFTNGSRENYVRGGTEITVWLSWDRGHADEEYTVELYRTNGTDSRLVARSQPYRGDDVPNERIVADVRPGDYYLVVRGPASPTGARLRLVSPTHDLQHTTTRNSIVAPGTARKAITVGAYNSRIDQLEPFSSRGPTVDNRVGVDVVAPDRQFAAAAPDGFVGSSAAVPYVGGTAALLLDANESLSPRETEHLLERTTRDVGRPGLDNGTGHGAVEPVRAVRAAQNRTDG
- the fdhF gene encoding formate dehydrogenase subunit alpha, encoding MSTDKSIPRVPDLHDPQPETPVTHEFETGTANDPDVGTDTDDPTTLTVDGERVTVAPGSTIIDALQDLDDDIVSVDPGAEGVEDDADVPALCYYDRDGDCSDEIGPRSECRTCMVETDEHGLVPSCSFPAEDGLTVSTDTPDAEEARSVNLDLVLSNHNLRCTTCSGNGRCELQDAAISEDVDHPRYGVFDERDQYEPIDDTSSFIQIDRNKCILCNRCVDACNDVQVEGVLRIEGHGEDTRIGFQSDAETMHDSECVSCGHCATVCPTGSLTEKGIDGAATLPLPGFTQRNSIGKVIEHEDVETIDDTTAPNRGFEPDDPRAAKGKQGLARFASAAKRRAGDIAKDYGKKAFLAGEHTAESIAANTMPEGRLFDIASAVSDYRLSKIDKQETTCGFCAVGCRFEMWGKDGDSLGVVPVDDPDNAPANNFSTCVKGKFGHEFANSKQRVTEPLLRNDDGELEPTTWEEALDYVAERFTEIQDQHGIDSLGCLASSKGSNEEAYLVQKFARQVLGTKNIDNCARLCHSSTVAALQQTLGYGAMTNRINEDIGEADAYLISGSNTTESHPVLATRIKQNVRDGADLVVFDPRKIGIAEHADQYTRTNPGYDVAWLNGLIRYIIEHDLHDADFIERNTRNFEEVREKVQAFTPEKVEDLAGVSPEELASAAETLAEADSVVFGWAMGMTQQSHGTENLIAMADLALVLGQVGKPGAGLSPFRGQNNVQGGGGDMGTLPGSLPGYQNPADDEVGEKFADAWGERPPKEPGLKVPEMLAEAHAGNLRGMYVVGENPALSEPDIQHAAEALEDLEFLVVQDIFMTETAEYADVVLPAATSPEKHGTFTNTERRIQRVRPTSEPPGKARQDWEITQALARHLGYDWDYDHPREVMDEINSLAPIYGGVTYDRLESGEEHGLQWPCWDEDHDGTPYLYDYDEGNFNFEDGKARFVPADGGHPGEIPDEEFPLTLTSGRVLYHWHTGQITRRVEGLMSHVGESFVEVHPETAEKLGIADGEYVRVESRRGDIVVKAQVTDRVGPGTLFIPMHFAAGAVNKLTGETFDPTAGIPEYKVSSVRVEVLGPETDEAVLRTPDAGGKQIRKRGAGDD